The proteins below are encoded in one region of Fibrella aestuarina BUZ 2:
- a CDS encoding beta strand repeat-containing protein, which translates to MKKIILTGAALVAFATASFAQNSSTINQAGTAQTAQSQQVGNLQNSTIQQNQGAGGAANYGNYAITIQGQSGSPNTVTNSATIRQNGSGTNASQGNRAFSAQLGGNLTSTINQNAGLDGVSGVANTAAAVNNAAGTGNFAGTLQLGTLGTTTVNQSNGSQGNNGEIYQNNAGGTANTGTVNQSNNSSSNTADIYQGFAESGVASGPVSGNTATINQGKPTTAVPGGSSIGNEAFISQTANNNTARIDQGSDVDSDADGANAQAGNADGNMANVTQSAAGNTATVTQGSEFGTATGSMASITQSNTGNTARIDQGVIGIASSASNSEATINQAGVNGTAMIIQGWIASSALDEATIEQTANASGSEARIYQGFGGNSTSSNNTGSITQGGSGNYAQLSQILGVNAGDGGAIGSGNTGTITQADGISGSDAVIDQGRGGAGGVNVTANDNEATISQLGGSGHNARISQARPDAFDADGNAVTLEFGVTLGTSATGGTATISQVSGTNQYANIFQSGVENDATVTQNGGSDKQALIVQTDGSANAEASIMQGGTGIGNTATIYQVGGSDVDGSGTGNDAMINQLSGSSNIAFIRQGEVGTPLPSNDNTASMTQDGSFNEARLLQSGSNNLATISQTGGSSSAITNRLRAANGVEDSFSVQMGNNNALTVTQVATTVGNEANVSQMGNNNTSTIIQTNN; encoded by the coding sequence AGCCTTTGCTACGGCATCCTTTGCCCAGAATAGTTCGACCATTAACCAGGCGGGTACTGCCCAGACAGCTCAGTCCCAACAGGTTGGTAACCTCCAAAACTCAACGATTCAACAAAACCAGGGGGCTGGCGGCGCGGCCAACTATGGTAATTACGCCATCACCATCCAGGGACAGTCTGGCTCGCCAAACACGGTTACCAACTCGGCCACGATTCGGCAAAACGGAAGCGGGACCAACGCATCTCAGGGAAACCGGGCCTTCTCTGCTCAGCTGGGAGGGAATCTTACGAGTACTATTAATCAAAATGCAGGCTTAGACGGCGTTAGTGGCGTGGCCAATACGGCAGCAGCAGTCAACAATGCAGCAGGGACAGGCAATTTTGCCGGAACCTTACAACTGGGCACGCTAGGCACTACAACGGTAAATCAGAGTAACGGCAGCCAGGGTAACAACGGCGAAATCTACCAGAACAATGCGGGTGGTACGGCTAACACCGGTACGGTTAACCAGTCAAATAACTCGTCAAGCAACACGGCTGACATTTACCAGGGATTTGCAGAGTCAGGTGTTGCCAGTGGGCCTGTGAGCGGTAATACTGCTACGATCAATCAGGGTAAGCCGACAACGGCTGTTCCGGGCGGGTCATCGATTGGTAACGAAGCCTTCATCAGTCAAACGGCCAATAATAATACGGCTCGCATCGATCAGGGTTCTGATGTGGATTCGGATGCCGATGGTGCCAATGCTCAGGCTGGTAATGCCGACGGAAATATGGCCAACGTAACCCAGTCGGCGGCTGGTAACACCGCGACCGTGACGCAAGGGTCTGAATTTGGCACGGCCACAGGGAGTATGGCGAGCATAACGCAGTCGAACACGGGTAACACGGCGCGGATCGATCAGGGGGTGATTGGGATCGCCTCCTCAGCCAGCAATAGCGAGGCGACCATCAATCAGGCAGGGGTGAATGGTACGGCGATGATCATTCAAGGGTGGATCGCCTCCTCAGCACTTGATGAGGCCACGATCGAGCAAACGGCGAACGCATCGGGGAGCGAAGCCCGAATCTACCAAGGATTTGGGGGCAACTCAACGTCGTCGAATAACACGGGCAGCATTACGCAGGGCGGTAGCGGCAACTACGCCCAATTGTCGCAGATCCTGGGCGTAAACGCGGGTGATGGCGGTGCAATCGGTAGTGGCAACACGGGTACGATCACGCAGGCCGACGGGATCAGTGGCTCCGATGCCGTGATCGATCAGGGCCGTGGTGGGGCAGGCGGTGTAAACGTAACGGCCAATGACAACGAGGCAACGATCAGCCAACTGGGTGGTTCGGGGCACAATGCGCGCATTAGTCAGGCACGCCCCGATGCCTTCGATGCCGATGGGAATGCGGTCACGCTCGAGTTTGGCGTCACGCTGGGTACGTCGGCTACGGGTGGTACGGCAACGATCAGCCAAGTGTCGGGTACCAATCAATACGCCAACATTTTCCAGAGTGGCGTGGAGAACGACGCTACCGTAACGCAGAACGGCGGTTCTGACAAACAGGCGCTGATTGTCCAGACGGATGGGTCGGCTAATGCCGAGGCGAGCATTATGCAGGGCGGCACAGGTATCGGTAACACGGCCACGATTTATCAGGTTGGTGGCAGTGACGTCGATGGAAGTGGTACCGGCAACGACGCCATGATCAATCAGCTATCAGGTTCGAGCAACATTGCCTTTATCCGGCAGGGTGAAGTGGGCACGCCGTTGCCATCCAACGACAACACCGCCAGCATGACGCAGGACGGTAGCTTCAACGAAGCCCGCCTATTGCAGAGCGGCAGCAATAACCTGGCGACGATTTCGCAGACTGGTGGTTCATCATCGGCGATAACCAACCGGCTGCGGGCGGCCAATGGTGTTGAAGATTCCTTCTCGGTACAGATGGGTAACAACAATGCCCTGACCGTCACGCAAGTAGCCACAACGGTGGGCAACGAGGCTAATGTATCACAAATGGGTAACAACAACACCTCGACCATTATCCAGACGAATAACTAA